One segment of Mycolicibacterium baixiangningiae DNA contains the following:
- a CDS encoding WXG100 family type VII secretion target — MGQSVEVVVSELDSAASRLADAGQRLQDGLSGVDLEVDQLLGSGWKGGAASAFGTEWEKWHSGAGQVVRGLQTMSQWLTVAAKEYAKTDEQAAGALGSSMQDPGGSGAPAAGGAAGGGAAAWQSADGAASSQRGTADLAQQMNLAPPASAPAASAPAAQLGQFVPTAAQAVQGAAGQSAQAAGGLAQQAAALAQQIVELAQQAGDEKDESEEEPPGDSATLGDLSGSTAPVEPAKPSPERARLLGDQLR, encoded by the coding sequence ATGGGGCAATCGGTAGAAGTCGTCGTATCAGAACTCGATTCGGCAGCGTCACGTCTGGCAGACGCCGGGCAGCGCCTCCAGGACGGCCTGTCGGGGGTGGATCTCGAAGTCGATCAGCTACTCGGATCCGGGTGGAAGGGCGGGGCCGCCTCGGCCTTCGGGACCGAATGGGAGAAGTGGCACAGCGGGGCCGGCCAGGTCGTCCGTGGTTTGCAGACGATGTCGCAGTGGCTGACGGTCGCCGCCAAGGAGTACGCGAAGACCGACGAGCAGGCAGCAGGCGCGCTCGGCTCATCGATGCAGGACCCGGGCGGATCGGGAGCGCCTGCGGCGGGTGGGGCTGCCGGTGGTGGGGCCGCCGCCTGGCAGAGCGCGGACGGCGCGGCAAGCAGTCAGCGCGGTACCGCCGACCTGGCGCAGCAGATGAACCTCGCGCCGCCGGCGAGCGCGCCCGCGGCGAGCGCGCCGGCGGCGCAACTCGGTCAGTTCGTCCCGACGGCTGCGCAGGCGGTGCAGGGGGCCGCCGGACAGTCCGCCCAGGCGGCCGGCGGGTTGGCGCAGCAAGCCGCCGCGCTGGCGCAACAGATCGTCGAGCTGGCACAGCAGGCCGGCGACGAGAAAGACGAATCAGAAGAGGAGCCGCCCGGCGATTCGGCAACACTCGGTGACCTCAGTGGGTCTACCGCCCCCGTGGAGCCTGCCAAGCCGTCGCCCGAGCGCGCGCGCCTTCTGGGAGATCAGCTGCGATGA
- a CDS encoding amidohydrolase produces MTATDTVLSGLSAIRDWQQDCYRDLHRHPELSHQEFGTARKVADRLGGLGYQVHDGIGGTGVFGVLDNGPGAVVLLRADMDALPVAEDTGLDYASTVRGTDRDGHEVPVMHACGHDVHVTALLGAAQLLADGADQWRGTVVALFQPAEETADGARAMVDDGLADALPAVDVALGQHVLPLPAGMVGTHSGPFLAAADSMRITVHGRGAHGSMPQSSVDPVVLAAMIVVRLQTVVSREVAPVEPAVLTVGSIQSGSKSNVIPDRAVLQLNIRTYSDQTRTTILDAIRRIVTAECAASGSPREPEFELFDRFPLTDNDLDATSRVHEAFAAFFGDNCWEMPQGAASEDFSEIPKALGVPYTYWGVGGIDGAAFGRAAEAGRVEQDIPVNHSPKFAPVIQPTLDTATEALVVAALAWLAPAG; encoded by the coding sequence ATGACAGCCACCGACACCGTGCTCAGCGGTCTGTCCGCAATTCGCGACTGGCAGCAGGATTGCTACCGCGACCTACACCGGCACCCCGAGCTGTCACACCAGGAATTCGGCACTGCCCGCAAGGTCGCCGACCGGCTCGGCGGCCTGGGGTACCAGGTGCACGACGGCATCGGCGGGACGGGTGTGTTCGGTGTGCTCGACAATGGGCCGGGCGCTGTGGTGCTGCTGCGGGCCGACATGGACGCGCTTCCCGTGGCCGAGGACACCGGACTGGACTACGCCAGCACCGTGCGGGGCACCGATCGTGACGGCCACGAGGTTCCGGTGATGCACGCATGCGGACACGATGTCCACGTCACGGCATTGCTGGGCGCGGCCCAACTGCTCGCCGACGGTGCCGACCAGTGGCGCGGGACGGTGGTCGCTCTGTTCCAGCCCGCCGAGGAGACGGCCGACGGTGCCCGGGCCATGGTCGACGACGGCTTGGCGGACGCACTACCGGCGGTCGACGTCGCGCTCGGACAGCATGTGCTGCCCCTGCCCGCGGGCATGGTCGGCACCCACTCCGGCCCTTTCCTGGCCGCGGCGGACAGTATGCGAATCACCGTGCACGGCAGGGGAGCTCACGGTTCGATGCCCCAGTCGTCGGTCGATCCGGTGGTGCTCGCGGCCATGATCGTGGTGCGGTTGCAGACGGTCGTCTCCCGGGAGGTCGCGCCGGTCGAGCCCGCCGTACTCACCGTCGGCAGCATCCAATCGGGCAGCAAGAGCAACGTCATCCCCGATCGCGCCGTGCTGCAGCTCAACATCCGCACCTACAGCGACCAGACCCGCACCACCATCCTCGACGCCATCCGCCGCATCGTCACGGCCGAATGCGCGGCGTCCGGGTCGCCCAGGGAGCCGGAGTTCGAGCTGTTCGACCGGTTCCCGCTGACCGACAACGACCTGGACGCCACGTCGCGCGTACACGAGGCGTTCGCCGCGTTCTTCGGTGACAACTGCTGGGAGATGCCGCAGGGCGCCGCCAGCGAGGATTTCAGCGAGATCCCCAAGGCCCTCGGCGTGCCCTACACGTACTGGGGTGTCGGTGGCATCGATGGGGCGGCCTTCGGCAGGGCTGCCGAAGCCGGACGCGTCGAGCAGGACATCCCGGTGAACCATTCGCCGAAATTCGCGCCCGTCATCCAACCGACTCTCGACACCGCGACCGAGGCGCTGGTGGTGGCCGCGCTGGCCTGGCTCGCTCCTGCCGGCTGA
- a CDS encoding dTMP kinase, with amino-acid sequence MLIAIEGVDGAGKRTLTNGMRAALEGVGRSVATLAFPRYHRSVTADLAAEALHGGHGDLAESVYAMAVLFALDRADARAEIDHLTGAYDVVILDRYVASNAAYSAARLHQPADGEVVEWVRTLEYDRLELPTADWQILLDVPTALAAERAERRAEQEADRARDAYERDGGLQRRTGEVYTTLAAADWCGRWIVAGPDVDAVTLTGKLTAS; translated from the coding sequence GTGCTCATCGCGATCGAGGGTGTCGACGGCGCCGGCAAGCGGACACTGACCAATGGCATGCGCGCCGCCCTCGAAGGGGTCGGCCGCTCGGTCGCGACGCTGGCCTTCCCGCGCTACCACCGGTCGGTGACCGCCGACCTGGCCGCCGAAGCACTGCACGGCGGGCACGGCGACCTCGCGGAGTCGGTGTACGCGATGGCGGTGCTGTTCGCCCTCGACCGCGCGGACGCCCGCGCGGAGATCGATCACCTCACCGGCGCCTATGACGTCGTGATCCTCGACCGCTATGTCGCCTCCAACGCCGCGTACAGCGCCGCGCGCCTGCACCAGCCCGCGGACGGGGAAGTGGTCGAGTGGGTGCGCACCCTCGAATACGACCGCTTGGAACTGCCCACGGCCGACTGGCAGATCCTGCTCGACGTGCCGACCGCGCTGGCGGCCGAGCGCGCCGAGCGCCGGGCCGAACAGGAAGCCGACCGCGCCAGGGACGCCTATGAGCGTGACGGTGGTCTACAGCGCCGCACCGGCGAGGTCTACACCACGCTCGCCGCGGCCGACTGGTGCGGGCGCTGGATCGTGGCCGGCCCGGATGTCGACGCGGTGACGCTGACCGGAAAGCTCACCGCTTCCTGA
- the mtrB gene encoding MtrAB system histidine kinase MtrB, which produces MIWGARRRIRGGFWRSGPLIRGLGALGRALSLVWRRSLQLRVVSLTLGLSLAVILVLGFVLTSQITDRILEVKVKAATEEIDQARNTVGGIVGGEETRSLDSSLQLARNTLIDRKADAGSGPAGAYDAVLVVPGDGPRAATAAGPVSQVPEALRDFVKAGQVSYQYATVHTDGFSGPALIVGSPTSSEVTNLELYLIFPLNNEESTIALVRGTMATGGVVLLGLLAAIALLVARQIVLPVRSASRIAERFAEGHLSERMPVRGEDDMARLAVSFNDMAESLQRQITQLEEFGNLQRRFTSDVSHELRTPLTTVRMAADLIHDHSDELEPALRRSTELMVNELDRFETLLSDLLEISRHDAGVAELSVESVDLRTTVQSALDNVGHLAQSAEIELVVDQPAEEVIAEVDPRRVERILRNLIANAIDHAEHKPVRIRMAADEDTVAVTVRDFGVGLRPGEEKLVFSRFWRSDPSRVRRSGGTGLGLAISIEDARLHQGRLEAWGEPGKGACFRMTLPLVRGHKVTTSPLPLKPIQPDKAPRRGGRERQPAGETV; this is translated from the coding sequence GTGATCTGGGGCGCGCGACGGCGTATCCGAGGCGGCTTCTGGCGGTCTGGACCGCTGATCCGCGGGCTCGGTGCACTGGGACGGGCGTTGAGCCTGGTGTGGCGTCGATCGCTGCAGTTGCGGGTGGTCAGCTTGACGCTGGGGCTGTCGCTCGCGGTGATCCTGGTGTTGGGCTTCGTGCTGACCAGTCAGATCACCGATCGCATCCTCGAGGTCAAGGTGAAGGCGGCGACCGAGGAGATCGACCAGGCCCGCAACACCGTGGGCGGAATCGTGGGCGGCGAGGAGACCCGCTCGCTGGACAGCAGTCTGCAGCTGGCGAGGAACACGCTGATCGACCGCAAGGCGGACGCCGGCAGCGGACCCGCCGGCGCCTACGACGCGGTGCTGGTGGTGCCGGGTGACGGTCCTCGCGCCGCCACCGCCGCAGGACCCGTCAGCCAGGTGCCCGAGGCGTTGCGCGACTTCGTCAAGGCCGGCCAGGTCAGCTACCAGTACGCGACCGTGCACACCGACGGCTTCTCCGGTCCGGCCCTCATCGTCGGCAGCCCGACGTCGTCGGAGGTCACCAACCTCGAGCTGTACCTGATCTTCCCGTTGAACAACGAGGAGTCGACGATCGCGTTGGTGCGCGGCACGATGGCCACCGGCGGTGTGGTGCTGTTGGGGTTGTTGGCCGCGATCGCGCTGCTGGTGGCCCGCCAGATCGTGCTGCCGGTGCGGTCGGCGTCGCGCATCGCCGAGCGGTTCGCCGAAGGGCATCTCTCCGAACGCATGCCGGTGCGCGGCGAGGACGACATGGCGCGTCTGGCGGTGTCGTTCAACGATATGGCCGAGAGCCTGCAGCGTCAGATCACCCAGCTCGAGGAGTTCGGGAATCTACAGCGCCGCTTCACCTCTGACGTATCTCACGAGTTGCGGACGCCGTTGACGACCGTGCGGATGGCCGCCGATCTGATCCACGACCACAGCGACGAACTCGAGCCTGCGCTGCGGCGTTCGACCGAGTTGATGGTCAACGAACTCGACCGATTCGAGACTCTGCTCAGCGATCTGCTGGAGATCTCCCGCCACGACGCCGGTGTCGCCGAACTGTCGGTGGAGTCGGTGGATCTGCGCACCACGGTGCAGAGCGCCCTGGACAACGTCGGTCACCTCGCGCAGTCGGCGGAGATCGAACTGGTCGTCGACCAGCCCGCCGAGGAGGTCATCGCCGAGGTGGATCCGCGCCGGGTGGAACGGATCCTGCGCAATCTCATCGCCAACGCGATCGACCACGCCGAGCACAAGCCGGTGCGTATCCGGATGGCCGCCGACGAGGACACGGTGGCCGTGACGGTGCGTGACTTCGGTGTCGGCTTGCGACCGGGCGAGGAGAAATTGGTGTTCAGCCGCTTCTGGCGGTCGGATCCGTCGCGTGTGCGTCGCTCCGGCGGGACCGGACTGGGTCTGGCGATCAGCATCGAGGACGCGCGGTTGCATCAGGGCCGCCTCGAAGCGTGGGGGGAACCCGGTAAGGGTGCCTGCTTCCGGATGACCCTGCCGCTCGTCCGCGGGCACAAGGTGACGACGAGTCCGTTGCCGCTGAAGCCCATTCAGCCCGACAAGGCACCGCGCCGGGGTGGGCGTGAACGGCAACCGGCAGGGGAGACGGTGTGA
- a CDS encoding toxin glutamine deamidase domain-containing protein yields the protein MGVAAGTRIEVDPNALVAAGKQMGLLGTQLGMLSDALGQVVSGGIASGTDPAGLDFGLKYGDQAQEFATGLADAANAFKSVGFMLEATGHNYKNADAASTVGGSGPAGGVGSEPSETKPGDAATGPNSTTVSPPAKWHLIVPFLNVIPGGMLAGAALTWPSGNSGMMRLTAAQWRNLGQGLSVFDDAVAPVKAVVAAQQIPEGGKIDEVLGKLSEAVSKMSTSASGLAQAIDEFAGGVQETQDAIRRLLDRISLDGAWDMVKGIFTGEADDILREVARDVGTVLENFQRQVKGIVGLLGELADALGDAVTSLQNWVRPHLEELLGDEVGGALADGFTLYTDFQVGLTTGLINTVAGTVAMADPETWKGMAQTLMTVAKDPSKLPGVLADMGKEFVAWDKWSSDHPGRAAGAAAFNIGSLFVPGGALSKTGSVARGLSATRGLLDSGRVPGLRGLGSGPGTRGADGMPELENVGAGLPDAPEVRTPAIPESLIGPTAPGGIDAPSSQRGLEGPAGPPNPPGSTTGTPGGGESRGFGGGGDGPPPAPPGTPSGPPESGPGRADGPSPQSPASPGPGAVDPPSHAPTAGDSAPPATNHAPESSGPSASPDAGRSPSEPNHPPTQHQPSAPEANQAHNEASHPDAGTPPPSPDRHGGDHAPSETRSNAGEHNDYDRSHTSVDQPVAHPPAAEQHGGHEHTPAESTPAAQQPHTPNDGNTGRQESTGAPPVGMAGIGPMASHAPGATHTPDARTPDARTPDARTPDARASDSRTPDARTPESPRAQQPTATGPAPGHTPSAPVTPAAASQGATAAGEPTHARPEPHASRPEGDKRDSPPSTSHTAAHPTTTGASNSDRPGNQPDPPGSNHNAGSPHDQSPHQSGPVGNPADARTYGPHELRPVENPAYQTAVEDALRNPDGEYIRLADPRTNNYGSLVNDGGPTVQGRSNNCLDCSLSALSSFRGEPTVSAPRWPDRLPDGRIDTQTGEEGGLRRAADWLRSEMLEFPGQRIVDQFDALHQYMNSLGPGSAALVHNGWHARELTTGDFLYHPDGSPVTSGSHATVVVYPDGANGPVWWDPQQGLTSDRPPSWMTDQSSFLHFTPIEWNQGAHHGGAEDHGTGSGVSGGDVPDRGVSGATVPPRVGVHESSVSGADELRRGSGDGSTGDRFGDQDRVRVPELVGDDGGRGTYDVQTDGRQPSGPADLSVSMEDRDPAGTGGRHTDRISADGGVVDRPTGADSTASADDRKADIHPRSDGLVVDRGDVARGVGEPAEPGSVAGSGHDRGVSGGGDGRFAADHEDRTHGSSGHAAAQPDDHRAPGDDPHSDAGQPSVTGDANHRYVELEDGSQHRVWASSEQLRNMESRFAAADAWLEERGLTRGDVQPLLVQPAEWLDRAQQELVYGFRHQFPDVASGEGLQKIVDSGQADFRLAGGDDEYSPDRTGGSVSTARDTEALNTPERLYEGLALEYPNSPFRPDEPAIAMRFTTEDGVTVHVPDGPLSERAGHGPSYDPEYGYPFTGTGFTASDRFTVPEYFLPGGTRMNPGAEMYRISVDGTEELIAVLGHRQDWIRVKPDG from the coding sequence GTGGGAGTAGCCGCGGGCACCCGGATTGAGGTCGACCCCAACGCACTGGTCGCTGCGGGCAAGCAGATGGGCTTGCTCGGCACGCAGTTGGGCATGCTGTCGGACGCGTTGGGCCAGGTGGTGTCCGGCGGCATCGCCTCGGGCACCGACCCGGCGGGTTTGGACTTCGGGTTGAAATACGGCGACCAGGCGCAGGAATTCGCCACCGGCCTGGCCGATGCGGCGAACGCCTTCAAGTCCGTGGGCTTCATGCTCGAGGCGACGGGTCACAACTACAAGAACGCCGACGCGGCGTCGACCGTCGGCGGATCGGGGCCGGCGGGTGGTGTCGGCAGCGAGCCCAGCGAGACCAAGCCCGGCGATGCCGCCACCGGCCCGAATTCGACTACGGTGTCCCCGCCGGCCAAATGGCATCTGATCGTGCCCTTCCTGAACGTGATCCCCGGCGGCATGCTCGCGGGCGCAGCCCTGACGTGGCCGTCCGGGAACTCCGGGATGATGCGGCTCACCGCCGCGCAATGGCGCAACCTCGGTCAGGGCCTTTCGGTCTTCGACGATGCCGTCGCACCGGTGAAAGCCGTTGTGGCGGCACAACAGATCCCCGAGGGTGGGAAGATCGACGAAGTCCTCGGCAAGTTGAGCGAGGCCGTGTCGAAGATGTCCACTTCAGCCTCCGGACTCGCCCAGGCCATCGACGAATTCGCGGGCGGAGTGCAAGAGACCCAGGACGCCATCCGGCGACTGCTGGACCGGATCTCGTTGGACGGCGCGTGGGACATGGTGAAGGGGATCTTCACCGGCGAGGCCGACGACATCCTGCGCGAGGTCGCCCGAGACGTCGGCACGGTGCTGGAGAACTTCCAGCGGCAGGTCAAAGGAATCGTCGGCCTGTTAGGGGAACTCGCCGACGCGCTCGGCGACGCGGTGACGTCGTTGCAGAACTGGGTGCGGCCGCACTTGGAGGAACTGCTCGGCGACGAGGTCGGCGGAGCCCTCGCCGACGGATTCACGCTGTACACCGATTTCCAGGTGGGTCTGACGACGGGGTTGATCAACACCGTGGCGGGCACCGTCGCGATGGCCGACCCCGAGACCTGGAAGGGCATGGCCCAAACCTTGATGACGGTGGCCAAGGATCCGTCGAAGCTACCCGGCGTCCTGGCCGACATGGGCAAGGAGTTCGTGGCTTGGGACAAATGGTCCAGTGACCATCCGGGCCGAGCGGCGGGAGCGGCCGCGTTCAACATCGGATCACTGTTCGTTCCGGGCGGCGCACTGTCGAAGACGGGTTCGGTGGCCAGGGGCCTCAGCGCTACCAGGGGCCTGCTGGACAGCGGTCGGGTCCCGGGGTTGCGTGGGCTGGGCTCGGGGCCCGGTACCCGAGGTGCGGACGGCATGCCCGAACTCGAAAACGTCGGCGCGGGACTTCCGGATGCGCCGGAGGTCCGGACGCCCGCGATCCCGGAGTCCCTGATCGGCCCGACGGCGCCCGGTGGTATTGACGCACCCTCGAGCCAGCGCGGCCTCGAGGGTCCGGCGGGACCGCCCAACCCGCCAGGGTCGACGACGGGCACCCCGGGTGGTGGCGAGAGTCGCGGCTTCGGCGGCGGAGGTGACGGCCCGCCACCTGCTCCTCCTGGAACCCCAAGCGGGCCACCGGAATCCGGACCGGGGCGGGCCGACGGGCCGTCACCGCAGTCGCCGGCGTCGCCGGGGCCGGGTGCTGTTGACCCGCCGAGCCATGCGCCGACCGCCGGCGATTCTGCGCCGCCTGCCACCAACCACGCGCCTGAATCGTCGGGTCCCTCGGCGTCACCCGACGCCGGCCGTTCGCCGTCGGAACCCAATCACCCACCGACCCAGCATCAACCGAGTGCGCCGGAGGCGAATCAGGCTCACAACGAAGCAAGCCATCCGGATGCCGGCACCCCGCCGCCGTCGCCCGACCGGCACGGCGGTGATCACGCGCCGAGTGAAACACGCTCGAACGCTGGCGAACACAACGATTATGACCGTTCGCACACGTCCGTTGATCAGCCCGTCGCCCACCCGCCCGCGGCCGAGCAACATGGTGGACACGAGCACACTCCGGCGGAGTCCACTCCTGCTGCGCAGCAACCACACACACCCAACGACGGCAACACGGGGCGGCAGGAATCTACGGGAGCCCCGCCGGTCGGTATGGCCGGCATCGGACCGATGGCGTCACACGCCCCGGGAGCGACGCACACACCGGACGCGCGGACACCCGACGCTCGTACGCCGGATGCGCGCACGCCGGATGCCCGAGCATCCGATAGTCGCACACCGGATGCGCGGACGCCTGAAAGCCCACGCGCGCAACAGCCGACGGCGACCGGGCCAGCGCCAGGGCACACGCCGTCAGCACCGGTAACTCCGGCCGCGGCAAGTCAAGGGGCAACTGCGGCGGGTGAGCCGACACATGCCAGACCGGAGCCACACGCATCGCGACCAGAAGGCGACAAGCGGGACAGTCCTCCATCGACATCGCACACGGCGGCGCACCCAACCACCACCGGCGCCTCGAATAGCGATCGACCAGGCAATCAGCCAGATCCGCCTGGCTCCAACCACAACGCCGGGTCGCCACATGACCAGTCACCGCACCAGTCAGGCCCGGTGGGTAATCCCGCAGATGCACGAACGTACGGGCCGCACGAGTTGAGGCCCGTCGAGAATCCCGCATACCAGACCGCGGTGGAAGATGCTCTTCGCAATCCTGACGGCGAGTACATCCGGCTTGCTGACCCGCGCACCAATAACTACGGGAGTCTCGTTAACGATGGCGGCCCGACGGTGCAGGGACGGTCCAACAACTGTCTCGACTGCTCGCTGTCGGCGTTGTCCTCATTCAGAGGGGAGCCGACGGTCTCGGCTCCGCGGTGGCCCGACAGGCTGCCAGACGGCCGGATCGACACTCAGACCGGCGAGGAGGGAGGGCTCCGCCGCGCCGCTGACTGGCTCCGTAGCGAGATGCTCGAATTTCCAGGGCAGCGCATTGTGGACCAGTTCGATGCGCTCCATCAGTACATGAACAGTCTGGGACCAGGTTCCGCCGCACTGGTGCACAACGGCTGGCATGCGCGCGAGCTGACGACCGGTGACTTCCTCTACCACCCCGACGGCTCTCCTGTCACCAGCGGTTCTCATGCGACGGTGGTGGTGTACCCGGACGGTGCGAACGGACCGGTGTGGTGGGATCCGCAGCAGGGACTCACCTCGGACCGGCCGCCGTCCTGGATGACCGATCAATCGTCGTTCTTGCATTTCACGCCTATCGAATGGAACCAAGGAGCACACCATGGCGGAGCTGAAGACCACGGAACAGGCTCTGGCGTATCTGGCGGAGATGTCCCCGACCGAGGAGTATCAGGTGCAACAGTTCCCCCACGGGTGGGTGTGCACGAAAGTTCTGTCTCCGGAGCAGATGAACTCCGGCGCGGGAGTGGGGATGGCTCGACTGGTGATCGATTCGGAGACCAGGATCGTGTACGTGTACCCGAGTTGGTCGGAGACGATGGTGGCCGAGGCACATACGACGTTCAAACAGACGGGCGTCAACCGAGCGGGCCGGCAGATTTATCCGTATCAATGGAAGATCGCGATCCAGCGGGTACGGGAGGACGACACACAGATCGAATATCAGCTGACGGCGGAGTCGTTGACCGACCCACCGGAGCCGACTCAACAGCATCTGCTGACGATCGAAAAGCAGACATTCATCCACGATCCGACGGATTGGTTGTCGACCGTGGCGATGTCGCACGCGGAGTGGGTGAGCCGGCAGAACCAGGGAGTGTGGCCGGAAGTGGACACGACCGAGGTGTAAGCGGCGGCGGCGATGGTCGATTTGCCGCCGACCATGAGGACCGGACACATGGAAGCTCCGGGCACGCTGCCGCCCAACCTGACGACCACCGTGCACCAGGAGATGACCCCCACTCAGATGCCGGCCAACCCTCCGTCACTGGCGATGCCAACCACCGGTATGTCGAACTGGAGGACGGTAGTCAGCACCGGGTGTGGGCGTCGAGTGAGCAACTCCGAAACATGGAGTCGCGCTTTGCCGCCGCCGATGCCTGGCTGGAGGAGCGCGGTCTCACTCGGGGGGATGTACAACCATTGCTCGTCCAGCCAGCCGAATGGCTCGATCGCGCCCAGCAAGAACTGGTCTACGGATTCCGTCACCAGTTCCCCGATGTGGCCAGCGGCGAAGGATTGCAAAAGATCGTCGACAGCGGACAGGCTGACTTTCGGCTCGCCGGTGGCGATGATGAATATTCACCCGATCGAACCGGCGGGTCAGTCAGCACCGCTCGCGACACAGAGGCACTCAACACTCCAGAACGACTCTACGAAGGATTGGCACTCGAGTACCCCAACTCACCGTTTAGACCGGATGAACCCGCCATCGCGATGAGGTTCACGACCGAGGATGGTGTCACGGTCCACGTTCCCGATGGCCCGCTGTCGGAGCGCGCAGGCCACGGACCCAGTTACGATCCGGAATATGGTTATCCCTTCACGGGAACCGGCTTTACCGCAAGCGATCGATTTACGGTCCCTGAGTACTTCTTGCCGGGGGGAACCAGGATGAATCCGGGAGCGGAGATGTACCGGATAAGTGTCGACGGCACCGAAGAGTTGATAGCAGTTCTCGGTCATCGCCAGGATTGGATTCGAGTGAAACCGGATGGATAA
- a CDS encoding WXG100 family type VII secretion target, translating to MTELVVSFPQMQSAIAHMTEFGRDVAEVLEDVDRTMAALRATWHGEASDAQAHAQQQWEDGAEQMKEALSQLQKIAETARKNYADAVEKNGRMWE from the coding sequence ATGACCGAGTTGGTGGTGAGTTTTCCTCAGATGCAGTCGGCCATCGCTCATATGACTGAATTCGGGCGCGACGTCGCCGAGGTCCTCGAGGACGTCGACCGAACGATGGCCGCCTTGCGCGCGACGTGGCACGGCGAGGCATCTGATGCCCAGGCGCACGCACAGCAGCAGTGGGAAGACGGTGCCGAACAGATGAAAGAGGCGTTGTCGCAACTACAGAAGATCGCTGAGACGGCGCGCAAGAACTACGCCGATGCCGTGGAGAAGAACGGCCGGATGTGGGAGTAG
- the mtrA gene encoding two-component system response regulator MtrA — translation MDTMRQRILVVDDDPSLAEMLTIVLRGEGFDTAVIGDGTQALTAVRELRPDLVLLDLMLPGMNGIDVCRVLRADSGVPIVMLTAKTDTVDVVLGLESGADDYVMKPFKPKELVARVRARLRRNEDEPAEMLSIGDVEIDVPAHKVTRQGEQISLTPLEFDLLVALARKPRQVFTRDVLLEQVWGYRHPADTRLVNVHVQRLRAKVEKDPENPQVVLTVRGVGYKAGPP, via the coding sequence ATGGACACCATGAGGCAAAGGATTCTGGTTGTCGACGACGACCCATCGCTGGCCGAGATGCTCACCATCGTCCTGCGCGGGGAAGGATTCGACACCGCCGTCATCGGTGACGGCACCCAGGCACTCACCGCCGTGCGGGAACTCCGGCCGGATCTGGTGTTGCTGGACCTGATGCTGCCCGGCATGAACGGGATCGACGTCTGCCGCGTGTTGCGGGCGGACTCCGGTGTGCCGATCGTCATGCTCACCGCGAAGACCGACACGGTCGACGTCGTGCTGGGCCTGGAGTCCGGCGCCGACGACTACGTGATGAAGCCGTTCAAACCCAAGGAACTCGTCGCCCGTGTGCGTGCCCGGTTGCGCCGCAACGAAGACGAGCCCGCGGAGATGCTGTCGATCGGCGATGTGGAGATCGACGTACCCGCCCACAAGGTCACCCGGCAGGGCGAGCAGATTTCGCTGACACCCCTGGAGTTCGACCTGTTGGTGGCGCTGGCACGCAAACCGCGCCAGGTGTTTACTCGAGATGTGCTGCTCGAACAGGTGTGGGGATACCGTCACCCCGCTGACACCCGTTTGGTGAACGTGCATGTCCAGCGGTTGCGGGCCAAGGTCGAGAAAGATCCGGAGAACCCGCAGGTGGTGTTGACCGTTCGAGGAGTGGGATACAAGGCCGGACCTCCGTGA